Genomic DNA from Halobacteriovorax sp. DA5:
AGTGAAGTTAGCGACATTCAAATTACAGACTCCCAAACCAGCGACACTTCACGAAGTGAAGTTAGCGACATTCAAATTACAGACTCCCAAACCAGCGACACTTCACGAAGTGAAGTTAGCGACATTCAAATTACAGACTCCCAAACCAGCGACACTTCACGAAGTGAAGTTAGCGACATTCAAATTACAGACTCCCAAACCAGCGACACTTCACGAAGTGAAGTTAGCGACATTCAAATTACAGACTCCCAAACCAGCGACACTTCACGAAGTGAAGTTAGCGACATTCAAATTACAGACTCCCAAACCAGCGACACTTCACGAAGTGAAGTTAGCGACATTCAAATTACAGACTCCCAAACCAGCGACACTTCACGAAGTGAAGTTAGCGACTTTCAAATTACAGACTCCCAACCAGCGACACTTCACGAAGTGAAGTTAGCGCTCTTTTTAAGCATACTCCCTTAGGTCCTCTTTTCTCAACTAACTTAGAAACAGTTTGACGAGGCAAACAAAGCTTCCTACTATCTTTCAAACACAATTGGGACACACAAAAAATGAAAACATTATTTATCCTCACATTGGCACTGAGCGCTTTTGCAGTTCAGGCCGACCAACTTGATATTAAGCTAAAGCGCTATATTGAGGGCTTTTCAATGAAGGCCGTTGAGAAGCCAACAGGAAAGAATCCACAAATTTTTAAATTAGGAAAAGAGCTCTTTAATGAGAAAGAGATTTCTGGAAATCGCAATATTAGCTGTGCCGATTGCCATATGCCTGAATTTGGCAGTGGTGATAAGCTTCCTGTTGGAATTGGTGAAGGTGGAAAGTGGCAAGCAGGTGAGCGCTTAATTGCTAAAGGCCATGCTATTCCACGAAATTCACAACCTCTTTATAACTTAGGTGATAAGAATATCGAATTTATGTTCTGGGATGGAAGAGTTCACTATCGTAAAGATTGGGATGTTTACACAACTCCAGTTGAAGCCTTAAATGGTGATTATCCTGAACGATGGGATATTACTGAAAATCTTGGAAGTGCCCTTGCTGCGCAAGCTCTTTTTCCAATTACTTCTCATGAAGAAATGAGAGGCGTTAAGGGAAGCAATGACATTGCCAACGCCGTAAACGAAGAAGCAGTTTGGAAGATCGTTATGGGAAGACTTTTAAAGATGCCTAAGTATCAAAAGTTGTTCAAAGAAGCCTATCCAAGGACTCCAAAGGCTGAACTTAATATTGGCCACTTTGGTCAGGCTATTGCTCATTTTGAAACACATGAATTTGCAGTATATGAAACGGCGTGGGATGAGTACTTAAATGGCAACCGCTTTGCTCTTAATCAAAAGGCTAAAAGAGGTGCAGTTGTATTCTTTGAAACTGGAAGCTGTATCGGATGTCATACAGGGACACTTCTTGGTGCGAATATGTTTGCAGCAGTAGCTTCGCCGCAGATAGGGCCAGGTAA
This window encodes:
- a CDS encoding cytochrome-c peroxidase; translation: MKTLFILTLALSAFAVQADQLDIKLKRYIEGFSMKAVEKPTGKNPQIFKLGKELFNEKEISGNRNISCADCHMPEFGSGDKLPVGIGEGGKWQAGERLIAKGHAIPRNSQPLYNLGDKNIEFMFWDGRVHYRKDWDVYTTPVEALNGDYPERWDITENLGSALAAQALFPITSHEEMRGVKGSNDIANAVNEEAVWKIVMGRLLKMPKYQKLFKEAYPRTPKAELNIGHFGQAIAHFETHEFAVYETAWDEYLNGNRFALNQKAKRGAVVFFETGSCIGCHTGTLLGANMFAAVASPQIGPGKNDPRRNDEGRFLVTKRESDRYKFRVPPLRNIALTAPYFHSGAYGSLEEVVEHYRTGVTAIDQYDSSWLLSTFKKNFGKNLFVETNQYMLFKKKDAADMILKDQLIRINDSQKSDLVYFLKYGLTDKKDLQRIMP